One Nonomuraea angiospora DNA segment encodes these proteins:
- a CDS encoding helix-turn-helix domain-containing protein, with amino-acid sequence MPSQQGSPTVRRLRLGQELRLLRERRSLTGARAAKELGWSASKVSRIEAAKTMPSADDIKAMAGLYHLDGPKLDELFGLLRDAEQRGWWEDYEDALPEEYTRFLGLEAEATHQRNWEPQVVPGLLQTEDYAREVILATRGIARITHSGVRSRVEARLDRQQRVLHRADACILNVVLDESALTRKFGEPAVMREQMEHLLEVSLLPHVSVQVLTMDSLHPVNTGAFIHLKFSAFDDVVYLEQLYTAHFVEDLERVAGYETAFDHIRSEALDEDESRVLIQRKAMLWRR; translated from the coding sequence GTGCCATCGCAGCAGGGCAGTCCGACAGTACGCAGGCTCCGGCTGGGCCAGGAGCTGCGCCTTCTCCGGGAGCGACGATCGCTCACCGGTGCCAGAGCGGCCAAGGAGCTCGGCTGGTCCGCCAGCAAGGTCAGCCGCATCGAGGCGGCCAAGACCATGCCGAGCGCCGACGACATCAAGGCCATGGCGGGGCTCTACCATCTCGATGGGCCGAAACTTGACGAGCTCTTCGGCCTGTTGCGGGACGCGGAGCAGCGCGGGTGGTGGGAAGATTACGAAGACGCCCTGCCTGAGGAGTACACAAGATTCCTCGGGCTGGAGGCAGAGGCCACGCACCAGCGCAACTGGGAACCCCAGGTCGTGCCCGGCCTGCTGCAGACCGAGGACTACGCCAGAGAAGTGATCCTGGCGACTCGCGGCATCGCGCGCATCACGCACAGCGGTGTCAGGAGCCGGGTCGAGGCCCGGCTGGACAGACAGCAACGTGTGCTTCACAGGGCCGACGCGTGCATTCTCAATGTGGTGCTCGACGAGTCGGCGCTTACGCGGAAGTTCGGTGAGCCGGCGGTGATGCGTGAGCAGATGGAGCATCTTCTGGAGGTCTCACTTCTGCCGCACGTCAGTGTCCAAGTCCTCACCATGGACTCGCTTCATCCGGTTAACACCGGTGCGTTTATCCATCTGAAGTTTTCCGCATTTGATGATGTTGTATACCTGGAACAGCTGTATACTGCTCACTTCGTCGAAGACCTCGAACGAGTAGCTGGATACGAGACGGCCTTCGACCACATCCGGTCGGAAGCCTTGGATGAGGACGAATCACGAGTCCTTATACAACGTAAAGCTATGCTTTGGCGACGTTGA
- a CDS encoding SDR family oxidoreductase, translating into MRWVESGDVRLAVFEEGDPANPTVLLLHGYPDTHRVWNEVATLLRDRYHVVRYDVRGAGESTAPRDRRDYGFDHLVADLGAVIDAQGASRVHLVGHDWGSLQGWEALGRAGLRERIASFTSLGGPGLRQTAHFLRHGRRRDVAVQRIKSWYIGAFQVPVVPELAWGSVMPGVISRTLRREGISPRPGHPAPTLARDGRNGLWMYRRNMGTDGDPGVGDVPVQIIEATRDAFVTPALLASIGQWVPRLRHRKVAAGHWAHRSRPEVVARLIAEFAQSAEPAPAAPTTSATFAASNAPAAASAASAASNAPAAPESAAGSAVSATSAAPAVRWERRAFEGQLVVVTGAGSGIGLATARAFAAHGAEVVCADIDADAAGRAADAIAKDLGGTGHAAQVDVSNIDQMEDFSRNIIAQYGVPDIVVNNAGIVIAGSFLDHTVDDWRRTIDVNLWGVIHGCRLFCAAMVERGEGGHIVNVASLAAFAPSRLLPAYSASKAAVKMLSDCLRAELAGHGIGVSAVCPGFVSTPIARNATYVGADLREEAVRGLARRGYPAERVAAHILRAVHRNQAVVPVNLEGKIGYALSRISPGTMRALARWSGTIRNPGIGR; encoded by the coding sequence ATGCGATGGGTCGAGTCCGGTGACGTGCGCCTGGCGGTCTTCGAGGAAGGCGACCCGGCGAACCCGACAGTGCTGCTCCTCCACGGCTACCCCGACACGCACCGCGTCTGGAACGAGGTGGCCACGCTCCTGCGCGACCGCTACCACGTCGTCCGGTACGACGTGCGCGGGGCGGGGGAGTCCACGGCGCCGCGCGACCGCCGCGACTACGGCTTCGACCACCTGGTCGCCGACCTCGGCGCGGTGATCGACGCCCAGGGTGCTTCTCGGGTGCATCTCGTGGGGCACGACTGGGGGTCGCTCCAGGGCTGGGAGGCTCTCGGGCGGGCCGGGCTCCGGGAACGGATCGCGTCCTTCACGAGCCTGGGCGGGCCGGGGCTGCGGCAGACCGCTCATTTCCTGCGGCACGGGCGGCGGCGGGACGTCGCGGTGCAGCGCATCAAGTCCTGGTATATCGGGGCATTTCAGGTTCCGGTGGTGCCGGAGCTGGCGTGGGGCTCGGTCATGCCGGGGGTCATCTCCCGTACGCTGCGGCGCGAGGGCATCTCGCCCCGGCCCGGGCATCCGGCGCCGACGCTGGCCAGGGACGGGCGCAACGGGCTCTGGATGTACCGGCGGAACATGGGCACGGACGGCGATCCGGGCGTCGGCGACGTGCCTGTGCAGATCATCGAGGCCACGCGGGACGCCTTCGTGACCCCGGCGCTGCTGGCGTCGATCGGGCAGTGGGTGCCCAGGCTCCGGCACCGCAAGGTGGCGGCCGGGCACTGGGCGCACCGGAGCCGTCCCGAGGTGGTGGCCCGCCTGATAGCCGAGTTCGCCCAGTCCGCCGAGCCCGCCCCCGCCGCGCCCACCACCTCAGCGACCTTCGCCGCCTCCAACGCGCCCGCCGCCGCTTCCGCTGCGTCCGCCGCCTCCAACGCCCCCGCCGCACCCGAGTCCGCCGCCGGGTCCGCTGTCTCCGCCACGTCCGCTGCCCCGGCCGTGCGATGGGAGCGGCGGGCCTTCGAGGGGCAGTTGGTGGTGGTCACCGGGGCGGGGTCCGGGATCGGGCTGGCGACGGCGCGGGCGTTCGCGGCCCATGGCGCCGAGGTGGTGTGCGCGGACATCGACGCCGACGCCGCGGGGCGGGCCGCCGACGCCATTGCCAAGGACCTCGGGGGTACGGGGCACGCCGCGCAGGTCGATGTATCGAATATCGACCAAATGGAAGATTTCTCGCGAAATATCATCGCTCAATATGGAGTGCCGGACATTGTGGTGAACAATGCCGGGATCGTCATCGCTGGGTCTTTTCTTGATCATACGGTGGACGACTGGCGCAGGACCATCGACGTCAATCTGTGGGGCGTCATCCACGGATGCCGGCTCTTCTGCGCCGCCATGGTCGAACGCGGCGAAGGCGGACACATCGTCAACGTCGCCTCTCTGGCCGCGTTCGCGCCGTCCCGGCTGCTGCCCGCGTACTCGGCCTCCAAGGCGGCCGTGAAGATGCTCAGCGACTGCCTCAGGGCCGAGCTGGCCGGGCATGGGATCGGGGTGAGCGCCGTCTGCCCGGGGTTCGTCTCGACGCCGATCGCGCGCAACGCCACGTACGTGGGCGCTGACCTGCGCGAGGAGGCCGTACGGGGCCTGGCGCGGCGCGGTTATCCCGCCGAGCGGGTGGCCGCCCACATTCTGCGGGCCGTGCATCGGAATCAGGCCGTCGTGCCGGTCAACCTGGAGGGGAAAATCGGGTATGCCCTTTCCAGGATTTCGCCTGGAACGATGCGCGCGCTCGCACGTTGGAGCGGAACCATAAGAAATCCAGGAATTGGCAGGTAA
- a CDS encoding TetR/AcrR family transcriptional regulator → MLDACAELLDETGYEALSTTRIAERAGVAIGSIYQFFPDKRAVTQELTRRNVEEFVRRVDRRFLTEEYRGWWEAIDAIIDEYVDMHRTVPGFKSLHFGDAVDLNLLDSDSDNNTVIAGRLRGLLLKEFGLADSPELDLAVLVAVEAGDAVLKLAFRRDPKGSPEIVDAAKQLIRGFLLRQLRSWPVR, encoded by the coding sequence ATGCTCGACGCGTGCGCCGAGCTACTCGACGAGACCGGATACGAGGCCCTGTCCACCACTCGCATCGCCGAGCGGGCAGGGGTCGCGATCGGGTCGATCTACCAGTTCTTCCCCGACAAGCGGGCCGTCACGCAGGAGCTCACCCGGCGCAACGTCGAGGAGTTCGTGCGCAGGGTCGATCGCAGGTTCCTGACGGAGGAATATCGCGGCTGGTGGGAGGCCATCGACGCGATCATCGACGAGTACGTCGACATGCACAGGACGGTCCCCGGCTTCAAGAGCCTCCACTTCGGCGACGCCGTCGACCTCAACCTGCTCGACTCCGACTCCGACAACAACACCGTGATCGCGGGTCGGTTGCGGGGGTTGCTGCTCAAGGAGTTCGGGCTGGCCGACAGCCCGGAGCTCGACCTGGCCGTGCTGGTGGCGGTCGAGGCGGGCGACGCCGTGCTCAAGCTGGCCTTCCGCCGCGATCCCAAGGGCTCGCCGGAGATCGTCGACGCGGCCAAACAGCTGATCCGGGGCTTCCTGCTGCGCCAGCTGCGGTCCTGGCCGGTCCGCTAG
- a CDS encoding CapA family protein, which yields MRLPRALPLFAVAASLVACSSAPEKVPQSKPAEQQVAESPTAKPKPKRQPFTISFGGDVHFEGMLRGRLASPRTALGPIASVLRKSDLSMVNLETAITTGGTPAPGKQFTFRAPPTAFTALKAAGVDVVSMANNHGMDYMETGLTDTLEAIRSSKFPVVGIGKDAAQAYKPFRRTVNGNRVAIIGATQVLDAEFIQSWTATADQGGLASAKDEASLLRAVRQARKNSDTVIVHLHWGTEMQKCPNPAQLSLAPKLVKAGADVVVGGHAHILLGSGYLDNAYVNYGMGNFVFYNSTPGTTGRTGVLTLTINGRKVLKDSWTPATIQGGVPVPMTGPARTQAVADWKALRSCAGLAARP from the coding sequence ATGAGACTCCCCCGTGCCCTCCCGTTGTTCGCTGTCGCCGCGTCCTTGGTGGCCTGCTCATCGGCCCCCGAGAAAGTGCCGCAGAGCAAGCCGGCGGAGCAGCAGGTGGCCGAGTCGCCGACGGCCAAGCCCAAGCCGAAGCGGCAGCCGTTCACGATCTCTTTCGGTGGGGACGTGCACTTCGAGGGGATGCTGCGGGGACGGCTGGCCAGCCCGCGCACGGCGCTCGGGCCGATCGCGAGCGTGCTGCGCAAGTCCGACTTATCCATGGTGAACCTGGAGACGGCGATCACCACCGGCGGGACGCCCGCGCCGGGGAAGCAGTTCACCTTCCGGGCGCCGCCGACCGCCTTCACCGCGTTGAAGGCCGCCGGGGTCGACGTCGTCTCCATGGCCAACAACCACGGCATGGACTACATGGAGACCGGGCTGACGGACACGCTGGAGGCGATCAGGAGCAGCAAGTTCCCCGTGGTGGGGATCGGGAAGGACGCGGCGCAGGCGTACAAGCCGTTCCGCAGGACCGTGAACGGCAACCGCGTGGCCATCATCGGGGCCACGCAGGTGCTGGACGCGGAGTTCATCCAGTCGTGGACGGCCACCGCCGACCAGGGCGGACTGGCCTCGGCCAAGGACGAGGCCAGCCTGCTGCGGGCCGTGCGGCAGGCGCGGAAGAACTCCGACACCGTGATCGTCCACCTGCACTGGGGTACCGAGATGCAGAAGTGCCCGAACCCGGCGCAGCTCTCGCTGGCCCCCAAACTGGTCAAGGCGGGCGCCGATGTGGTGGTCGGCGGGCACGCGCACATCCTGCTCGGATCCGGGTACCTGGACAACGCGTACGTCAACTACGGCATGGGCAACTTCGTCTTCTACAACTCCACCCCCGGCACCACGGGCCGGACCGGCGTCCTGACGCTGACCATCAACGGACGGAAGGTGCTCAAGGACAGCTGGACCCCGGCCACCATCCAAGGGGGTGTGCCCGTCCCCATGACGGGGCCCGCGCGGACCCAGGCGGTCGCGGACTGGAAGGCGCTGCGCTCCTGCGCCGGGCTGGCCGCACGCCCCTGA
- a CDS encoding MFS transporter, with protein sequence MDTKPQEGTRASGLLLAIILVGQFLAILNVNIVNVATPTIESDLHSSGAGLQMIVAGYTIVYAVLLITGARVGDLFGYRNAFLGGLALFTVTTLGAGLAPSTGWLVAARLLQGAGAAMMMPQVLTLIQRNYHGAARGRAMGLWSLVISGGIVIGQAFGGILLGLGAGWRVVFLVLVPIGALLLAAGMKVLPADQGGGRTGLDPWGLVSLSAAVLLLVVPLVLGRELGWPAWGWISMALSVVTFFAFVRIERWVTARGGRPLVDARVLRAPGMRPGLAILLFGPATWGAFLFTSALHLQGELHLTPLASGMMLVPCALAFGLVGLLWPRLPLRLQRPLVPFGYVVAAPAYLGLGLAAGGGLPYAVMSALVGAGLGVQVAVTNMATEQVDDAYAADASGALLTVMQLGQVIGVSTVGTLFITLSQGHGTVSASLVSSIAMAGLAVVAGLSSLFLVRRRVPARA encoded by the coding sequence GTGGACACCAAACCACAGGAAGGGACCCGGGCCAGCGGCCTGCTCCTTGCGATCATCCTCGTGGGGCAGTTCCTGGCCATCCTGAACGTCAACATCGTCAACGTGGCCACCCCGACCATCGAGTCCGACCTGCACTCCTCAGGCGCCGGGCTGCAGATGATCGTCGCCGGATACACCATTGTCTATGCCGTCCTGTTGATCACCGGAGCCAGGGTCGGCGACCTGTTCGGCTACCGCAACGCGTTCTTGGGCGGGCTGGCGCTGTTCACGGTGACCACGCTCGGCGCGGGCCTGGCGCCCTCGACGGGCTGGCTGGTGGCCGCCCGCCTGCTGCAGGGCGCCGGGGCGGCGATGATGATGCCGCAGGTCCTGACGTTGATCCAGCGCAACTACCACGGCGCGGCCCGAGGCCGGGCGATGGGTCTGTGGTCGCTGGTGATCAGCGGTGGCATCGTGATCGGCCAGGCTTTCGGCGGGATCCTGCTGGGCCTCGGCGCGGGCTGGCGCGTGGTGTTCCTGGTGCTGGTGCCGATCGGCGCGCTGCTGCTGGCGGCCGGGATGAAGGTGCTGCCCGCCGACCAGGGCGGAGGCCGGACGGGCCTCGACCCGTGGGGCCTGGTGTCCCTGTCCGCGGCCGTGCTCCTGCTCGTCGTGCCGCTGGTCCTGGGCCGCGAGCTCGGCTGGCCGGCGTGGGGCTGGATCTCGATGGCGCTGAGCGTGGTGACGTTCTTCGCGTTCGTCCGCATCGAGCGCTGGGTGACGGCCCGCGGCGGGCGTCCCCTGGTGGACGCGCGGGTGCTGCGCGCGCCCGGCATGCGGCCGGGGCTGGCGATCCTGCTGTTCGGCCCGGCGACCTGGGGCGCGTTCCTGTTCACCTCGGCCCTGCACCTGCAGGGTGAGCTGCACCTGACGCCGCTGGCCTCCGGCATGATGCTGGTGCCGTGCGCGCTGGCCTTCGGCCTCGTCGGGCTCCTCTGGCCGCGCCTGCCGCTCCGCCTGCAGCGCCCGCTGGTGCCCTTCGGCTACGTGGTGGCCGCGCCCGCCTACCTCGGACTGGGCCTCGCCGCCGGCGGCGGCCTCCCGTACGCGGTCATGAGCGCCCTCGTCGGCGCCGGGCTCGGCGTGCAGGTCGCGGTGACGAACATGGCGACCGAGCAGGTCGACGACGCCTACGCGGCGGACGCGAGCGGCGCGCTGCTCACCGTGATGCAGCTCGGCCAGGTGATCGGCGTCTCCACGGTCGGAACGCTGTTCATCACGCTGAGCCAGGGCCACGGCACGGTGTCCGCCTCGCTGGTCTCCTCCATCGCCATGGCGGGCCTCGCCGTGGTCGCGGGGCTGAGCTCGCTCTTCCTCGTACGACGCCGCGTGCCGGCCCGCGCCTGA
- a CDS encoding tetratricopeptide repeat protein codes for MASRLYDVALGYSSGDVSRASILVLAAEEWRAAGQPARAMECFQRAVEDGGEAGFDPRAGIADTLFELDRPDEAREVIETIRAEGGVSTATAHTIAETLVAYGDLQGGLEWATQAVLGCDENDPEQGALLRTRYRIRVDLGLPEDELDALAR; via the coding sequence TTGGCCAGTCGGCTATACGACGTCGCCCTCGGCTATTCGTCGGGCGACGTCTCCAGGGCGTCCATCCTGGTCCTCGCTGCCGAAGAATGGCGGGCGGCAGGCCAGCCGGCGCGCGCTATGGAGTGTTTCCAGCGCGCGGTCGAGGACGGTGGCGAGGCGGGCTTCGACCCCCGCGCCGGCATCGCCGACACGCTCTTCGAACTCGACCGGCCCGATGAGGCCAGGGAGGTCATCGAGACGATACGCGCGGAGGGCGGCGTCTCCACGGCGACCGCTCACACGATCGCCGAGACGCTGGTCGCCTACGGGGACCTCCAGGGAGGGCTCGAATGGGCCACCCAGGCGGTCCTGGGATGCGACGAGAACGATCCGGAGCAGGGGGCGCTCCTGCGCACCCGCTACCGCATCCGGGTCGACCTCGGGCTCCCTGAGGACGAACTGGACGCCCTCGCCCGCTGA
- a CDS encoding DUF6082 family protein, with protein MAPRDQQRTSRFLALLLILIALACAAATLLSPLLLDLLVPAGSRWQQLSDIGQTYGAASAVLSAFALVAIGLSLFLQAREMRFSRQDAERSHHFQLMQLLIENPALSRGLGIPRTGLDPQVHVYLNLLLSYWEMLFITGEMPESVLVQYARAEFFGTQAGKNFWEGTREHRRLVAKSRQAERFVSIIDLAWQQSGSAETPVRGSSPRPIAVGAAAAVAVVGAGIAWLILGRKRRDTG; from the coding sequence ATGGCCCCCCGTGACCAACAGCGCACGTCACGCTTCCTGGCGTTACTGCTGATCCTGATCGCGCTGGCCTGCGCCGCCGCGACGCTGCTCTCGCCTCTTCTGCTGGACCTCCTCGTGCCCGCGGGCTCGCGATGGCAGCAATTGAGTGACATCGGCCAGACATACGGGGCGGCGTCCGCGGTGCTCTCCGCCTTCGCGCTCGTGGCCATCGGCCTGTCTCTTTTTCTGCAGGCCAGAGAAATGCGATTTTCCCGCCAGGACGCGGAACGTTCCCATCATTTCCAGCTCATGCAGCTGCTGATAGAGAATCCTGCGCTGAGCCGCGGGCTCGGCATCCCCCGAACCGGGCTCGATCCTCAGGTGCACGTCTATCTCAATTTGTTGCTGTCCTACTGGGAGATGCTTTTCATCACGGGCGAGATGCCGGAGTCCGTCCTGGTGCAATACGCGCGCGCGGAATTCTTCGGCACGCAGGCCGGGAAGAATTTCTGGGAGGGCACCCGCGAGCACCGGCGCCTGGTGGCGAAAAGCCGGCAGGCCGAGCGATTCGTCTCGATAATCGACCTCGCGTGGCAGCAGAGCGGCTCAGCGGAGACGCCGGTGCGAGGCTCCTCACCCCGCCCGATCGCGGTGGGCGCAGCCGCCGCGGTGGCGGTCGTCGGGGCGGGGATCGCCTGGCTCATCTTGGGGAGAAAGAGGCGCGACACCGGTTGA
- a CDS encoding helix-turn-helix transcriptional regulator has translation MAEAKRADLSAFLRTRRERITPEMVDLAPGPRRRTPGLRREEVAQLAGVGVTWYTWLEQGRPINASTQVLDAIARTLRLDAAERQHLYRLAGQAQTPADTDSGQVTPEMRQILDRLGDMPAVVTNSRCDALAWNAAYAALFPEMVSAPEGERNSLWHTCLTPTATTLLLNRDQELARAVAVFRGAYSRHVDDPCWQDFVRRLSSESAEFARLWARQDVAEPGPRVKRFKHVELGELRFSTTSLTAVAEIRLVVYTPMDDATREAMRTLLEKGEPAR, from the coding sequence GTGGCAGAGGCAAAGCGCGCCGACCTGTCGGCGTTCCTGCGTACGCGTCGCGAGCGGATCACCCCCGAGATGGTCGACCTCGCGCCGGGACCGCGCAGGCGGACGCCCGGCCTGCGGCGCGAGGAGGTCGCCCAGCTCGCGGGCGTCGGCGTGACCTGGTACACGTGGCTGGAGCAGGGCCGCCCGATCAACGCCAGCACCCAGGTGCTGGACGCGATCGCCCGTACGCTCAGGCTCGACGCCGCCGAGCGCCAGCACCTCTACCGGCTGGCGGGGCAGGCGCAGACCCCGGCCGACACCGACTCCGGCCAGGTGACGCCCGAGATGCGGCAGATCCTCGACCGGCTCGGCGACATGCCCGCCGTCGTGACCAACAGCCGGTGCGACGCCCTGGCCTGGAACGCCGCCTACGCCGCCCTGTTCCCCGAGATGGTCAGCGCGCCGGAGGGCGAGCGGAACTCGCTCTGGCACACCTGCCTCACCCCCACCGCCACGACCCTGCTGCTCAACCGCGACCAGGAGCTCGCGCGGGCCGTGGCGGTGTTCAGAGGCGCCTACAGCCGCCACGTGGACGACCCGTGCTGGCAGGACTTCGTACGCCGGCTCAGCTCGGAGAGCGCCGAGTTCGCGCGGTTGTGGGCCAGGCAGGACGTGGCGGAGCCGGGGCCGAGGGTGAAGCGGTTCAAGCACGTGGAGCTGGGGGAGCTGCGCTTCAGCACGACCAGCCTCACGGCCGTGGCCGAGATCCGGTTGGTCGTGTACACGCCGATGGACGACGCGACCCGGGAGGCGATGCGCACGTTGCTGGAGAAGGGGGAGCCTGCGCGGTAA
- a CDS encoding DUF397 domain-containing protein, whose protein sequence is MYIHTTTAAWRKSTFCNGAATCVEVAPLADGNVALRDSKEQDGPVLVFTPAEWAAFTAGVREGEFDLTALAAGA, encoded by the coding sequence ATGTACATCCACACTACGACGGCAGCCTGGCGGAAGAGCACCTTCTGCAACGGTGCGGCGACGTGCGTTGAGGTTGCCCCCTTGGCCGACGGCAACGTCGCGCTGAGGGACAGCAAGGAGCAGGACGGGCCCGTCCTGGTCTTCACTCCGGCCGAGTGGGCCGCCTTCACGGCCGGCGTCCGCGAGGGCGAGTTCGACCTGACCGCCTTGGCGGCCGGCGCATGA